The following is a genomic window from bacterium.
CAGACGAGACCAGAGGATGGGTTCAGGCTCGACCCCGAAAAGCTTGGGGCAAGTGTGACATCAAAAACGAAAATCTTCATCCTGAATAATCCCGTTAATCCCACGGGAGTCGTTTACGGTAAATCTGAAGTGCAAAAAATAATAGATTCCCTTCCTGAGAGCACGGTTATACTATCGGATGAGATATACGAATCGCTCGTTCTTGAGGGGGAGTTCGGTTCTCTTTTGCAACTTGGCAAGGACCTTCTTGAGCGCGCGATCGTGGTAAGTGGTGTATCGAAAAGCTTCGCCATGACTGGCTGGCGACTTGGTTGGGCGGTCGGAAAACCCGATGTCATATCAGCTATAGCAAAAATACAGGCGCACCAGACCTCTAACCCGTGCACGGTTTCTCAATACGCGACTATTGCTGCTTTAAAGTATTGTCGGGAATTCGCCGAGGAGCTTAAACCTGTGATAAAACGCAGACGCGACTTAGCGTTGGAACTTCTTTCCGACATAAAAGGTTTTAAACCGCTAAAGCCCAACGGCGCATTTTACATCTACTGCGATGTTCGTGACCTGCTTAGCGACGAGATACCCTCTTCCATGGCGCTGGCGGACTTTTTGCTCGAGAATGCCAATGTCGCCACAGTCCCCGGGGAAGCGTTCGGCACCCCTGGATTTCTGCGCATATCAATAGCCGAGTCGGAGGAAAGAATAGCCGAAGCAGCGAGAAGAATTAAAAAAGCACTGCAAAGAGAGGTGTAAATATGCTGGCAAAAGACGGAGTTCCCACCGAGGAGGACATAAAACGAATTTCTCCGCCCAAGGAACGACTTGAAAAAGGTCCCGTCGCAATTATAGAGTGTTTTCAGGAGATACCCTGCGACCCGTGCTACACCTCATGCCCGAAGGGCGCCATCCTGCCCTTTCCGAACATAAACGCACTGCCTAAGATAGATTTCGAGCTTTGCGATGGCTGTTCGCTTTGCGTTTCAGCCTGCCCGGGCATAGCCATATTCGTCGTTGACCTTACATATAGCGATAAATTAGCACTTCTAAAATTGCCCCACGAGTTTGCGCCTCTTCCGAAAAAAGGCGAGAAAGCAAGGCTTCTTAACCGCAAAGGTGAGATAGTGGGAGAGGGCGAGGTAGTCAGAGCAATAAAATTCAAGGACAAAACCTCTGTTGTGTGGGTTACAGCTCCGAAAGAGCTCGCTATGGAAGTCCGCGCCATAGCGCCCCCCGCTTACGAGGAGGAAAATGAGTTGAGGGGGTTGATGAAGGAGGGATAAATACTTATTTCTCGACCGTTTAGAATTGAGTCAATTTTTAGAAATGCACGAGTCTAGAACTTCTCTAATATATTTCAATATTGTTCATAAAGTCTTTTTATCCTTAATAAACTAATCTCCCAACTGATTCCTTCAGCAAAACTGAATAAAGTAGTTTTAGTTATCCTACACATCATATTTCATCCAAACTCAAAAAACGACAACCAAAACGACAACTAAAATGACAACCACTATACAAGCACATAATGTGCGCCTCTGCCTTTCCCTCTAAGCGTTATCACATCAAGTTCTACAAGTTTAGATAGTTCCTTTAAAGCTGCCTGTCGTGTGATTTTGAACATATTTGCCACATTACCCGCTGTTATCCTACCATTTTTCTGTATGAACTCTATTATCTTCATCTGCCTTTCAGTTAATGCTATTTGTCCTTTTTCTTTTCGTCTCTTACCCTCAATTGATAGCTGTAAAACTTTTTCCTTAACACGCAGTATTGAAACCTTAATTCCCTCAGTGAAATATTCAAGCCATTGAGTTAAATCAAGAGTCTTTTGATTTACGGATTTAAGAGCTGAATAATACGCTCTCCTATCGCTGTCATAGTAATCATCAAGGGCAAAGAACCTCTTTATATCAAATTCTCTTATGTAAAGTATAAGGGTAGCAATTACTCTTGCGGTTCTGCCATTTCCATCCACAAAAGGATGAATCCTTACCAATTCGTAATGGGAGATTCCCGCAACAAGAACAGGATGAAGTTTAAGAGCTTCTTCAGAATTAAGCCATTTTATAAAGTTTTTCATAAGGGAAGGGACTTCTTCAGGAGGTGGTGGTATAAATATTATCTCTCCCGTGATTCTATTTCCCACATATACTTGAATTTTCCTATATTTTCCTTCCCATTCGGGATTTTCAAGTGTTTCCTTTGTAATATCTTTGTGCAAATTTAAGATGTGTTCTTCTTTCACTATTCCATTTTCCTGATACTTCTCTATGTGTTCCAGAACATTAAGGTAATTGAGAACTTCTTGCTTCGCTCTTCTTGCAGCGACTACCTTTCTTCCACGAGCAAGTTGGCTAACTTCCTCAAGGGTGAGAGGATTACCCTCTATCGCAGTTGAAGCATGAGCCGCCCTAATTAATGCTTCTCTTCTTAGCGAAATCTCCCATTTAGGCACAAGGTAAGCGTTAAGAATTAGTTCCCTTGCAGATGTAATTTCAACCAAATTGTTTACAATATTATGGGTATAACTGAAATTAGGCTTAAACATTTCTCTCCTCTACTTAATTAATTCACTCTAATGATTTCATTCTTTCCATCGATTCCTTCGTCACACAAACCCTCCTGAAACATCATAAACGAATACATATACCATCTTCTCGCCTTCATCAATTTCTACCGAGAGCCTAAAAACTATTGTAAATTTGCTCTTTGATTATTATAAGTAGATTTATGAAAATAATGCAAAAAATTTCTGTTTTGCTTGCCCGTATCGGAAATAAAAAGGCATTTTGGGCAATAATTTTCCTTTTAGCATTAACCATTAGACTAACAATGATTTTCCTTTTAGGAGCGAATAAACTGCATTACGGCGATGAATTCACCTATTACAAAATAGCAACCTCGCTAACAAATGGCGAAGGATTCTCACTAAACGGAGAACCAACAGCCATCGTCTCTCCGGCATACCCGACCTTTTTGGCATTAGCAATGATTTTCTCAAAATCAATCCTATGGTTAAAATTGTTTCAGGCGGTTCTCGCTTCTCTGGGCGTAATACTTATTTACAATCTTGCCAAGCAATTAACTGATTCCATCAGCGCAAAAATCGCCGCTTTAGCATACGCTATTTATCCGCCTATTGCTTACCTATCAGCAGTATTATACCCGCAGCTTCTTGGGAGCCTGTGGATTTTAGCGATATTTTATCTATGGCTCCTTTGGAAAAATCGCAAAATAAACGCAGCAAAAGCTTTCTTATGGGGAATTTTAATAGGAATCGGATTATCTTTGATACCAATGCTTTTGATTATAGCAATAATTCCATCGTATCAAATTTTTCGCAGACCAAGCACGATAGCATCTGCACTGGCTGGCATAATACTGATACTTGCGCCCTGGGCTGTCAGAAACTCAATAAAATTTAATCGATTTATTCCGTTATCCACTGTAGGTTGGGCGAATTTATGGGCTGGAAACTGCGAATATACAACTCCATCCTCAGGCTCATTCCCGATCTACAGAACGAGCGAAGGAAAATATCTTCAATCGCTGCCATTGGACCAATCAATCAAGGAATATAGAAAAAGAGTTTTAAATTATATATGTAAACATCCGGTGCGAGTAATTTATATGTATCCATTGAAATTCATCAACTTTTGGCGACCGTATCCAAAACCTATAACCAAAACGAAAGCAAGCTCCGTAAAATACAGAATAATTTTTGCTGTTTCATATTTAATACTTTTGCTTTTCGCCATTAAAGGGATGATACTAAATTGGTCCCGACCAGAAATAAAAGCCATCGTCTTCTCCATGCTTCTTTTTGCGGCA
Proteins encoded in this region:
- a CDS encoding pyridoxal phosphate-dependent aminotransferase, which gives rise to MELSKIAKSISPSLTLALTAKAAQMRAEGRDVISLSAGELDFMPPEEARKAAEDAIEKGLIKYTSSYGLPSLREEVANYINRRYGTSLSLENIIITPGAKYALFAALLALLDTGDEVLIPIPYWVSYPEMVKLAGGKPVFVQTRPEDGFRLDPEKLGASVTSKTKIFILNNPVNPTGVVYGKSEVQKIIDSLPESTVILSDEIYESLVLEGEFGSLLQLGKDLLERAIVVSGVSKSFAMTGWRLGWAVGKPDVISAIAKIQAHQTSNPCTVSQYATIAALKYCREFAEELKPVIKRRRDLALELLSDIKGFKPLKPNGAFYIYCDVRDLLSDEIPSSMALADFLLENANVATVPGEAFGTPGFLRISIAESEERIAEAARRIKKALQREV
- a CDS encoding 4Fe-4S binding protein — encoded protein: MLAKDGVPTEEDIKRISPPKERLEKGPVAIIECFQEIPCDPCYTSCPKGAILPFPNINALPKIDFELCDGCSLCVSACPGIAIFVVDLTYSDKLALLKLPHEFAPLPKKGEKARLLNRKGEIVGEGEVVRAIKFKDKTSVVWVTAPKELAMEVRAIAPPAYEEENELRGLMKEG
- a CDS encoding Fic family protein; protein product: MFKPNFSYTHNIVNNLVEITSARELILNAYLVPKWEISLRREALIRAAHASTAIEGNPLTLEEVSQLARGRKVVAARRAKQEVLNYLNVLEHIEKYQENGIVKEEHILNLHKDITKETLENPEWEGKYRKIQVYVGNRITGEIIFIPPPPEEVPSLMKNFIKWLNSEEALKLHPVLVAGISHYELVRIHPFVDGNGRTARVIATLILYIREFDIKRFFALDDYYDSDRRAYYSALKSVNQKTLDLTQWLEYFTEGIKVSILRVKEKVLQLSIEGKRRKEKGQIALTERQMKIIEFIQKNGRITAGNVANMFKITRQAALKELSKLVELDVITLRGKGRGAHYVLV
- a CDS encoding glycosyltransferase family 39 protein, whose protein sequence is MKIMQKISVLLARIGNKKAFWAIIFLLALTIRLTMIFLLGANKLHYGDEFTYYKIATSLTNGEGFSLNGEPTAIVSPAYPTFLALAMIFSKSILWLKLFQAVLASLGVILIYNLAKQLTDSISAKIAALAYAIYPPIAYLSAVLYPQLLGSLWILAIFYLWLLWKNRKINAAKAFLWGILIGIGLSLIPMLLIIAIIPSYQIFRRPSTIASALAGIILILAPWAVRNSIKFNRFIPLSTVGWANLWAGNCEYTTPSSGSFPIYRTSEGKYLQSLPLDQSIKEYRKRVLNYICKHPVRVIYMYPLKFINFWRPYPKPITKTKASSVKYRIIFAVSYLILLLFAIKGMILNWSRPEIKAIVFSMLLFAAGYAIFFTRVRFRLPAEVLLIVLGSMCFGTANKQ